The DNA segment TTAAACATTAGCAATTTTAGAGGGACCTTAATCATAATTTACCCATGCATAAACTAATTTACAATAGCTCTTTTATATTAGcttttctaataatttatttttaacttatcataagtaaattttagcttatagagaatttttgtttttaattcttatctTCTCTCCTacaaatgttaataaaaaatattgtgataCTTTTGGAAGACCAATTTGAAATTACCTTGTAAAGTTCATGTGATATATTTTCATGAAGTTATATACGAGATGTATTAGTCGCATTTCTTATTAATTTAGagactaattttaaattttcattttttttatagactaAATTTTCACTAATTTACACATCAAGTATCAAAATGGTTATTTACACAGAAATTTGTCAAACAAGAACCATGTTCTCGAGCTAGCTATCATCCGATATTATGCTGAACCCATATTATCGGTATCCAAAAAACCTTGTATTAGGAGTCGGAAAGAAAATCATGATGAACAGAACCAATATTAGTCTCCCAAATCCAATATACCATTTCATGATTATTGTAGCTTACATGCTTGTTCCTTCTCTCAAAATTTCAGCAGCTATCCTCAGTGTGTCACAGTTTATCACTGAGAGCCAGACTTTAGTGTCCCACAGAGGAGTGTTTGAGCTTGGTTTCTTCAGCCCGGGCAATTCGAAAAACCGTTACCTGGGGATTTGGTATAAAACCATAACTATTGATAGAGTTGTTTGGGTCGCAAACTGGGCGAACCCAATCAATGATTCCGCCGGCATCTTAACTTTCAGCAGCACAGGCAATCTTGAACTCAGACAACATGACTCAGTTGCTTGGTCTACTACCTACAGAAAACAAGCACAGAATCCAGTGGCGGAGCTCTTGGACAATGGCAATCTTGTGGTAAGAAATGAGGGAGACACCGACCCCGAAGCCTACTTGTGGCAAAGTTTTGACTATCCATCTGATACGCTTTTGCCCGGGATGAAGCTGGGATGGGACCTCCGAACTGCTCTGGAATGGAAAATAACGGCTTGGAAGAGTCCAGAAGATCCATCCCCAGGAGATTTTTCTTTCAGGTTAAATCTCTATAATTATCCTGAGTTTTATCTGATGAAAGGAAGAGTAAAGTATCACCGCCTTGGACCGTGGAATGGACTTTATTTTAGTGGCGCAACAAATCAAAACCCAAACCAGTTGTACGAAATCAAGTATGTAGTTAAAAACGATTCCATGTACGTGATGAATGAGGTTGAGAAGTTCTGTTTCTTGACAGTCAAGAATAGTTCTGCAGCTGCTATTGTGAGAGTCAAAATCACGGAAACCAGTCTGCAAATCCAGGTATGGGAAGAGGAAAGACAATATTGGAGCATTTATACAACTATCCCGGGTGACAGATGCGACGAGTATGCGGTGTGTGGAGCCTATGGGAATTGCAGGATTTCACAGTCACCAGTATGCCAGTGTTTAGAAGGATTCACACCAAGGTCACAACAAGAATGGAGCACAATGGATTGGAGCCAAGGATGTGTTGTCAATAAATCGTCAAGCTGCGAAGGTGATCGGTTTGTCAAACATCCAGGTCTGAAAGTACCAGAAACTGATCATGTTGATCTGTATGAGAATATTGATTTAGAGGAATGCAGAGAGAAATGCTTGAATAATTGCTATTGTGTGGCATATACTAATTCAGACATAAGAGGAGGAGGTAAGGGTTGTGTCCATTGGTATTTCGAACTAAATGACATTAGACAGTTTGAAACTGGAGGGCAAGATCTATATATCCGGATGCCTGCTTTGGAGTCAGGTATAAagtttttattaatctttcttCTTAATACTCCCATCATTCttattattttggaaaacaCTATATCATTATTTACAACTGaggtttaattaatttcatttttttttatcgaagtCAACCAAGAAGAGCAACATGGACACACCACAAGCGTGAAGATAAAAATTGCAACCCCAATTGCTGCAATTAGTGGGATActtttattttgcatttttgttATGTACAGAGTTCGAAGGAGCAGTGCTGGTAATTAAATCATTGACCCATACTATTGTCACTAAAGTTatgacacacacatatatatctttaaattggaaattggaaatatttcaaataatCAGGTAGCACTTGTATGGCTGAGGGAATTTGAGGCCAGGTGGCATTTTAACATGGCAATGAGTCTCATGCATGGGTTTAATAAACGGAGTCTCAACTGGCCTACAGATTAATTAAATTGTTCCATTCCCTTTCTTCTATTATGCAGATAAGTCAAAgacaaaagataatttaaaaaaa comes from the Glycine soja cultivar W05 chromosome 6, ASM419377v2, whole genome shotgun sequence genome and includes:
- the LOC114416996 gene encoding G-type lectin S-receptor-like serine/threonine-protein kinase At4g27290 → MLNPYYRYPKNLVLGVGKKIMMNRTNISLPNPIYHFMIIVAYMLVPSLKISAAILSVSQFITESQTLVSHRGVFELGFFSPGNSKNRYLGIWYKTITIDRVVWVANWANPINDSAGILTFSSTGNLELRQHDSVAWSTTYRKQAQNPVAELLDNGNLVVRNEGDTDPEAYLWQSFDYPSDTLLPGMKLGWDLRTALEWKITAWKSPEDPSPGDFSFRLNLYNYPEFYLMKGRVKYHRLGPWNGLYFSGATNQNPNQLYEIKYVVKNDSMYVMNEVEKFCFLTVKNSSAAAIVRVKITETSLQIQVWEEERQYWSIYTTIPGDRCDEYAVCGAYGNCRISQSPVCQCLEGFTPRSQQEWSTMDWSQGCVVNKSSSCEGDRFVKHPGLKVPETDHVDLYENIDLEECREKCLNNCYCVAYTNSDIRGGGKGCVHWYFELNDIRQFETGGQDLYIRMPALESVNQEEQHGHTTSVKIKIATPIAAISGILLFCIFVMYRVRRSSADKSKTKDNLKKQLEDLDLRLFDLLTITTATNNFSLNNKIGQGGFGPVYKGKLADGRDVAVKRLSSSSGQGITEFMTEVKLIAKLQHRNLVKLLGCCIRGQEKILVYEYMVNGSLDSFVFDQIKGKFLDWPQRLDIIFGIARGLLYLHQDSRLRIIHRDLKASNILLDEKLNPKISDFGMARAFGGDQTEGNTNRVVGTYGYMAPEYAVDGLFSIKSDVFSFGILLLEIICGNKNRALCHGNQTLNLVGYAWTLWKEQNVLQLIDSNIMDSCVIQEVLRCIHVSLLCVQQYPEDRPTMTSVIQMLGSEMELVEPKEPGFFPRRISNEGKLLANLNQMTSNNELTITLLNAR